A stretch of Eleutherodactylus coqui strain aEleCoq1 chromosome 2, aEleCoq1.hap1, whole genome shotgun sequence DNA encodes these proteins:
- the LOC136610118 gene encoding putative olfactory receptor 2B8: MFTWNSTTVDEFILVGLTGRQDMQILLFIVFLTCYLVTLIGNVLIIWLSNVNPRLHTPMYFFLKNLSFLDICYTSCVVPNMLINFLLVKKTISSNACFTQMSVHMSLGVTECFLLLSMAYDRYVAICSPLHYTKIMHPMLCISMAGACWVGGFIVSLINTVYTLQLPFCGPNIVNHFFCEEPTLLELACADTSLNKTVLFFCAIIVALAPFFIIFFTYANIISSIMKIRTTGGQRKAFSTCASHVLVVTLFYGTIFVIYLRPGTVHVANQDKMATLFYSVITPMLNPLIYTLRNKDVKLALRETTRKKVISYLLS, from the coding sequence ATGTTTACATGGAATTCCACCACCGTGGACGAGTTCATCCTTGTAGGACTAACCGGCAGACAGGACATGCAGATATTACTATTCATTGTCTTTCTTACATGCTACTTAGTTACCTTGATAGGTAATGTGTTAATAATTTGGCTCAGTAACGTAAACCCTCGACTCCACACACCAATGTACTTCTTCTTGAAAAATCTCTCCTTCTTAGACATCTGCTATACTTCATGTGTAGTACCTAACATGCTCATAAATTTCTTATTAGTGAAGAAAACCATATCTTCTAATGCTTGTTTCACCCAAATGAGTGTTCATATGTCTCTAGGAGTGACTGAGTGTTTTTTGCTGCTATCAATGGCCTACGACCGGTATGTAGCTATATGTAGCCCCTTACACTACACTAAAATTATGCATCCCATGTTGTGCATTAGCATGGCAGGTGCATGCTGGGTTGGGGGCTTCATAGTCTCTTTAATAAACACGGTATACACATTACAGTTACCTTTTTGTGGGCCAAACATAGTGAACCATTTTTTCTGTGAGGAACCCACATTACTCGAGCTGGCTTGTGCAGATACATCTCTTAATAAGACTGTCCTTTTCTTCTGTGCTATTATAGTAGCTTTAGCTccgttttttatcattttttttacctATGCAAATATAATTTCCAGCATAATGAAGATTCGTACAACCGGAGGACAGAGAAAAGCCTTTTCCACTTGTGCTTCACATGTTCTTGTGGTCACATTATTCTATGGAACCATTTTCGTTATATATTTGAGACCTGGGACTGTTCATGTCGCCAACCAAGACAAAATGGCCACCTTGTTCTACAGTGTTATAACCCCCATGCTAAATCCTCTGATCTATACTTTGAGAAACAAAGATGTAAAATTAGCATTGAGAGAAACCACAAGGAAGAAGGTTATATCATATCTGCTCAGTTAA